The following nucleotide sequence is from Streptomyces brevispora.
ATAAGGAACAGAAAGGAGAAGACCGGCAGCACTCCGGGTCCGTGGAACCCAGCAACCCGCGGCGACACGCGCCGGCGCGCCTCGAACGACCCGAGGTCGTTACGGGCGACCTGCCGAGCAGGTCAACCACCGAACTCCACTGACGGTCTCAACCAGGCCCTCGTCCGGTTCACCCCCGCTCGCGCGGGAAGCACGTCTGCGAGGGGAAGGCGGGGATGCCGAGGAACGGTTCACCCCCGCTCGCGCGGGAAGCACCGTCGCGAGTGCCCCGGCCCGGAGTGCCTTGACGGTTCACCCTTCCTGACCTGCGACTTCAGGGACGCTTTGCCGTTTCTTGACCGTCGTCTCTCCTCATCGCTACTCATGATGTCAGACGCCTGTTTGAAGTACCGGCGGTGTCAAAACCTCATAGCAACAATGCAGTTGGGGGGGGTACTCGTGGCGGTGCGGAGGTCGTTGACGCTGGAGGAGCGTGAGGAGATCGCGGCGGGTCGTGCAGTTCGGGGAGCGGCGGGCCCTGTCGTTGATGAGCGACGCGAAGGCCACGGCCAGACGGATGGCGAGCGCCGCACCTCGTCAGTTCCCGGACCAGCCAAGTATGGAGTCATGTCAGCTCGACGGCATGGCAAGTGGGAGTACGCGCCCCACCCCAGTGCCCCCATCTCACCTGCGGTCCGCCAAAGGACCGGAGACGGGTCCCGGAGCGGGCGTGACGCCCCCGGACCCGCCCCGCCCGCTCGCGCAGGCCGCGTCAGCCGGCCAGCGGCAGCGCCTTCTGCGACGGCACCGCGCTCAGCAGCTCCGCTCCCACCGGCTCCCCGCTGTCCGCGTCGAGGAAACTGACGCGGACCAGGGGGTCGCCGGGGGTGTCGCGGCTGGATGTGGCGTCGAGTGCGAACACCACGGAGACCGGCCGGACCTCCTCCGCAGTCTCGTACACACCCGAGAACTGAAGGATGCGCCAGCCGGCCTCCTCCCAGTGGTCCAGCAGAGCCGACCGGACCACGGGTGAAGCGGCTTGCCAGGCCAGGGACGCCTCCAGCAGCTCGACGCTCGCGGCGACCGGCACCTGCTCTCCCGCCCCGGTGCCGAAGAGCGGGTGGCCGAAGACCCGCAGTCGCGCCCGGCGCAGCGGCAGCAGCCACCACCGGTCGAGATCGGCCGAGAGCGCGATCAGTACGATCGCGGCGGCGGCCAGGAATCCGAGCGACGCGGCGGGCCGCCCGGAGACGATGGACCACCAACTGCCGTGTGCCACGGCCGCCGCCACCCCGCTCACCAGCACCGTCGCGGCGCGTGCGAACGCGCGCCAGGTGATCGGGGTGTCCTCGTTCGCCGAGCAGCCGCACGAGGACTCCGGGGCGAGCGCCCGCCCGTAGCCGAGGTAGCCGAGGAACCCCGCGCCGAGAAGGGCGGCGGCCGCCCCCGGCGCCGGGTTGGCGGGTACGGCCAGCAGCCCTGCGGCGACGAGCAGTTCTGCGGCGCCGACACCGCGCAGCACCAGCACCGCTCGCTCGCTGCTGCTGAGCATGCGGGCCAGCGCCGTCTTCGGTGCCTGGAGCACGGTGCCGCGGCCGAACAGCTTGACCGCGCCGGTCCAGCCCAGCAGACCGGCAAGGACCAGCGGGGCGAGGCCCGTTGTCAGTGAGAGCATCTCTCCGTCCTCCT
It contains:
- a CDS encoding MauE/DoxX family redox-associated membrane protein is translated as MLSLTTGLAPLVLAGLLGWTGAVKLFGRGTVLQAPKTALARMLSSSERAVLVLRGVGAAELLVAAGLLAVPANPAPGAAAALLGAGFLGYLGYGRALAPESSCGCSANEDTPITWRAFARAATVLVSGVAAAVAHGSWWSIVSGRPAASLGFLAAAAIVLIALSADLDRWWLLPLRRARLRVFGHPLFGTGAGEQVPVAASVELLEASLAWQAASPVVRSALLDHWEEAGWRILQFSGVYETAEEVRPVSVVFALDATSSRDTPGDPLVRVSFLDADSGEPVGAELLSAVPSQKALPLAG